From the Sphingobium sp. MI1205 genome, one window contains:
- a CDS encoding conjugal transfer protein TraD: protein MRKTRDYDAELRALSDKAKSIKAKKIQQLGELVTGTGADALDLDTLAGALLAAVESADAEEREAWRSRGAAFFQGRGRKAGRRAGGNGEGGNQAGAGEAQG, encoded by the coding sequence ATGCGAAAGACGCGCGACTATGACGCCGAATTGCGGGCACTGAGCGACAAGGCCAAGTCTATCAAGGCGAAGAAGATACAGCAACTCGGCGAGCTGGTGACGGGGACCGGGGCCGATGCGCTCGATCTGGACACGCTCGCCGGTGCGCTGCTCGCCGCCGTGGAATCGGCCGACGCGGAGGAAAGGGAGGCGTGGCGCTCGCGGGGCGCGGCCTTCTTTCAAGGACGCGGGCGCAAGGCTGGGCGACGCGCTGGCGGCAACGGCGAAGGCGGAAACCAAGCTGGCGCAGGCGAGGCACAGGGTTGA
- a CDS encoding conjugal transfer protein TraD: MQRRERTRHLIELGGLVQKAGLVELTDDDRATLYGAMLDLAARAQGDGNALALWKRRGKRAFDAEAEGQDNAEGNAHD; encoded by the coding sequence GTGCAGCGTCGCGAACGCACCCGCCATCTCATAGAGCTGGGCGGCCTCGTCCAGAAAGCCGGGCTCGTCGAACTGACCGACGACGATCGAGCAACGCTCTATGGCGCGATGCTCGATCTGGCCGCCCGCGCGCAAGGCGATGGCAACGCCCTCGCGCTCTGGAAGCGGCGCGGCAAACGGGCCTTCGACGCGGAAGCGGAAGGACAGGACAACGCGGAAGGAAACGCCCATGACTGA
- a CDS encoding HEPN domain-containing protein, with amino-acid sequence MTMRADLDHLPAAKRRELERVARVLFDEFEDAVKTKLSDKRKGGRILKLILFGSYARGDWVEDRASGYISDYDLLVVVNSETFTDLQTWWAVADDHLVRELTVTRHLSTPVNFIVHSLMDVNDQLARGRPFFADIARDGIALYEAPGQGLAMPRQLDAQERHAEALRHRDHWFPLAAHALKLAQDSIADGVPRDAAFMLHQAVERAYNAVLLVLTLYAPKSHRLGILRSLAENLDPRLIEAWPRDTRAARRHFAQLQRAYVEARYSHAYEITPDELAWLVERVRHFHTIAAAICAEHLATIDTKNDPGGLP; translated from the coding sequence ATGACGATGCGGGCCGATCTCGATCATCTTCCCGCCGCCAAGCGCCGCGAACTGGAACGGGTCGCCCGCGTCCTGTTCGATGAATTTGAGGATGCCGTCAAAACCAAGCTCTCCGACAAACGCAAGGGCGGCCGCATCCTCAAGCTGATCCTGTTCGGCTCCTACGCGCGCGGCGATTGGGTCGAGGATCGCGCCAGCGGCTACATCTCCGACTATGACCTTCTCGTCGTCGTCAACTCCGAGACCTTCACCGATCTGCAAACATGGTGGGCGGTCGCCGACGATCATCTGGTGCGCGAGCTGACCGTCACCCGCCATCTCTCAACGCCGGTCAATTTCATCGTCCATTCCCTGATGGACGTAAATGACCAGCTCGCGCGCGGCCGTCCCTTCTTTGCCGACATAGCCCGCGATGGCATTGCCCTCTACGAAGCGCCGGGACAGGGCCTCGCCATGCCGCGCCAGCTCGACGCGCAGGAACGCCACGCCGAAGCCCTGCGCCATCGCGACCATTGGTTCCCGCTCGCCGCGCACGCGCTCAAGCTCGCCCAGGACAGCATCGCCGACGGCGTGCCGCGCGATGCGGCGTTCATGCTGCACCAGGCCGTCGAGCGGGCTTACAATGCCGTGCTGCTCGTCCTGACGCTCTACGCGCCCAAATCGCACCGTCTCGGCATCCTGCGCTCGCTCGCCGAAAATCTAGACCCCCGGCTGATCGAAGCATGGCCGCGCGATACTCGCGCGGCCCGCCGCCATTTCGCACAGTTGCAGCGCGCCTATGTCGAGGCCCGCTATTCCCACGCCTATGAAATCACCCCCGACGAACTGGCCTGGCTCGTCGAGCGCGTGAGGCATTTCCACACGATCGCCGCCGCGATCTGCGCCGAACATCTCGCCACGATCGACACCAAAAACGACCCAGGAGGATTGCCATGA
- a CDS encoding SIMPL domain-containing protein has product MKPALFLTPLLGLAACTPAAPDPRGVDRDETVLTVTGTGRAEATPDQALFTAGLSSIAADAQAASARNAETMNKITAALARLDIPARDIQTRNLSVNRIDYGANKGRYEASNSVAVRVRDNKRVSEALAAVTAAGANIVSGPNLSVADPEKANLGAYGTAYKAARAKADAYAAAANLRVTRVLAISDGGQGGYMPQMADMEARIAAPPTVVPQAAPPVMAGTNMNIVTVRVDFALAAK; this is encoded by the coding sequence ATGAAACCAGCCCTGTTCCTCACGCCCCTGCTCGGCCTCGCCGCCTGCACCCCCGCTGCGCCCGACCCTCGCGGTGTCGATCGCGACGAAACCGTGCTGACCGTCACCGGCACGGGGCGCGCCGAAGCCACCCCCGATCAGGCGTTGTTCACTGCCGGCCTGTCGAGCATCGCCGCCGACGCGCAGGCCGCCAGCGCCCGCAACGCGGAAACCATGAACAAGATCACCGCCGCGCTCGCCAGGCTCGACATTCCGGCGCGGGATATTCAGACCCGCAACCTCTCGGTCAACCGGATCGACTATGGCGCGAACAAGGGCCGCTATGAGGCCAGCAACAGCGTCGCCGTGCGGGTCCGCGACAACAAACGGGTGAGCGAAGCTCTCGCCGCCGTCACCGCTGCCGGGGCCAACATCGTCTCCGGCCCCAATCTCTCGGTCGCCGATCCCGAAAAGGCCAACCTCGGCGCTTATGGCACCGCCTACAAGGCCGCGCGCGCCAAGGCCGATGCCTATGCCGCCGCCGCCAACCTGCGCGTTACGCGCGTGCTGGCGATCAGCGATGGCGGCCAGGGCGGCTATATGCCGCAAATGGCCGACATGGAGGCCCGCATCGCCGCTCCCCCGACAGTCGTGCCACAGGCAGCGCCCCCGGTGATGGCGGGGACCAACATGAACATCGTGACCGTGCGGGTGGATTTCGCCCTGGCGGCGAAGTGA